A DNA window from Pseudoalteromonas spongiae UST010723-006 contains the following coding sequences:
- the sbcD gene encoding exonuclease subunit SbcD, translating into MRIIHTSDWHLGQSFFNQSRQKEHHLLIKWLAEQVKAQQVDAVIIAGDIFDTGTPPSYARSLYSELILAMQAADCQLIVTAGNHDSVATLNEIKSLVKALNCHVVSQASENVAEQIVAITKAEKTLGYVCAIPFLRSKDIITSHADESIKEKQDNLAKGIYEHFENTFKAAQTLKADQDIPIIMTGHLTAVGASSSESVRDIYIGHLSGINAHQLPNADYIALGHIHGAQKVGKEGNVFYSGSPIALSFDELKHAKSVNLVEFEGQNVSQINKLEIPRFQAMQAIKGNLAEIKNALTVFAEQTETTWLSIEVTTDDYISDLQNTVLDLTKDLPVEVLQLKRARKHVAKLSQQKQENLSEITPLEVFEKRISLEEFTTEDDLARKERLTQHFISLLNTAKGAQS; encoded by the coding sequence ATGCGCATTATTCACACATCTGACTGGCATCTTGGCCAGAGCTTTTTTAATCAGTCTCGGCAAAAAGAGCACCATTTATTAATCAAATGGCTAGCTGAGCAAGTTAAAGCGCAGCAAGTAGATGCGGTGATTATCGCAGGAGATATTTTTGATACTGGCACGCCACCAAGTTATGCGCGCAGCCTCTACAGTGAACTTATTTTGGCGATGCAAGCGGCAGATTGCCAGCTGATTGTAACCGCAGGCAATCACGATTCGGTAGCTACCCTTAACGAGATTAAAAGCTTAGTAAAAGCGCTTAACTGCCATGTGGTATCGCAAGCCAGTGAAAATGTAGCAGAGCAAATCGTCGCTATCACTAAAGCGGAAAAAACCTTAGGTTATGTCTGTGCCATTCCATTTTTACGCAGTAAAGACATTATCACCAGCCACGCCGACGAAAGCATAAAAGAAAAACAAGACAACCTTGCCAAAGGCATTTACGAACACTTTGAAAATACCTTTAAGGCCGCGCAAACATTAAAAGCAGATCAAGATATACCGATAATTATGACGGGCCATTTAACTGCGGTAGGCGCATCTAGCTCAGAGTCAGTGCGCGATATTTATATCGGCCATCTGTCAGGTATAAACGCACATCAACTGCCAAACGCTGATTACATCGCCCTTGGTCATATTCACGGCGCTCAAAAGGTCGGTAAAGAAGGTAATGTGTTTTATAGCGGCTCGCCAATCGCCCTTAGTTTTGATGAATTAAAACACGCAAAATCGGTCAACTTGGTTGAATTTGAAGGGCAAAATGTGTCGCAAATAAACAAACTTGAAATCCCGCGCTTTCAAGCAATGCAAGCCATAAAAGGCAACCTCGCCGAAATTAAAAACGCATTAACCGTATTTGCAGAGCAAACTGAAACAACCTGGCTGAGCATTGAAGTTACCACCGACGACTATATTAGCGACCTGCAAAATACCGTGTTAGATCTCACCAAAGACCTGCCCGTGGAAGTATTACAACTAAAACGTGCGCGCAAACATGTAGCTAAACTTAGCCAACAAAAGCAAGAAAACCTGTCTGAAATAACCCCTTTAGAGGTTTTTGAGAAACGTATTTCACTTGAAGAGTTTACAACAGAGGACGATCTAGCCCGTAAAGAGCGCCTAACCCAGCACTTTATTTCACTGCTGAATACGGCAAAAGGAGCGCAGTCATGA
- a CDS encoding ion transporter: MFTAMQSQFQRIDDSKAFQAFVIFVIVVSALSVGAHTYALPVWMENLLLLLDKGITVFFAVEIAIRFIASKGPKAFFSKGWNIFDTIIVIGSLLPVAGSTVFIARLLRIFRVLRLVSMVPELRMLVNALIKAIPRMGYIALLMFVIFYIYAAVGSMMFSEINPTLWRDVSISMLTLFRVATFEDWTDVMYETMAVYPLSWIYYLSFIFLTAFIFLNMMVGVVLEVMTQEHDNFVKENTDELDEPATKGEVLELKAQILELNKLLSERLK; this comes from the coding sequence ATGTTCACGGCCATGCAAAGCCAATTTCAACGAATCGACGACAGTAAAGCGTTTCAAGCCTTTGTTATTTTTGTCATTGTGGTATCGGCACTGAGTGTTGGTGCGCATACGTATGCCTTGCCTGTGTGGATGGAAAATCTCTTACTGCTTTTAGACAAAGGCATTACAGTATTTTTTGCGGTAGAAATTGCAATTCGCTTTATTGCTTCAAAAGGACCAAAAGCGTTTTTCTCTAAGGGCTGGAATATTTTCGACACCATCATTGTGATAGGTAGTTTATTGCCTGTTGCGGGTTCAACGGTGTTTATTGCGCGTTTACTGCGTATTTTCCGTGTGCTGCGTTTGGTTTCTATGGTGCCAGAGCTACGAATGCTGGTGAATGCGCTGATTAAAGCGATTCCGCGCATGGGCTACATCGCCCTGTTAATGTTTGTAATTTTCTACATTTATGCCGCTGTTGGTAGCATGATGTTCAGTGAAATTAACCCAACCCTTTGGCGCGATGTATCGATTTCAATGCTTACGCTGTTCCGTGTAGCCACCTTTGAAGACTGGACAGATGTAATGTACGAAACCATGGCGGTGTACCCGCTAAGTTGGATTTACTATTTGTCATTTATCTTTTTAACTGCGTTTATTTTCTTAAATATGATGGTGGGTGTGGTGCTTGAAGTGATGACCCAAGAGCACGATAACTTTGTAAAAGAAAATACTGACGAATTAGATGAACCTGCCACCAAAGGTGAAGTGCTTGAGTTAAAAGCACAAATTCTAGAGCTTAATAAATTACTCAGCGAACGGCTAAAGTAA
- a CDS encoding EAL domain-containing protein, whose translation MWNNFSRILYILYVVFALWACFVAYWFLESLTAVIVCGAIAAILLLLFIHRASSGALLKLPPQISFKRQASPVYALNSNAFDVFVLVSGASINNLQELGERLKNAFASDFVSCKQLKGERISITIKCPNVCDESRFNTLFSEVMAQYSDIAFGACLYREPCQQLNVYQLAELALAIAKTKQHDPCHTLKLNQTNLVLLQYSLPDMLSDLLNKQFLLVFEPVFSVHGEALLFHQVGITIRHQKIGLCDAKQCLLGCIEPDKLIALDSHLMRQLIKTLAQDPGSEPVSLCLDLSTWQSANAINELVKLVDQAGHTQVIRFSLPESVFVNEFDKISAQLKFVKKHNIAILLEHCHGALLAEQKGVNYLTGISLDSDCFQLPHEQQESLLTAVADFANQYQLQLYANGVANKYQLNLLAEHHFSGASGRYFQQGESNIALGLN comes from the coding sequence ATGTGGAACAACTTTAGTCGTATTCTTTATATACTCTACGTTGTTTTTGCGCTTTGGGCGTGTTTTGTTGCTTATTGGTTCTTAGAAAGTCTTACCGCTGTTATTGTGTGTGGTGCAATTGCCGCCATATTACTTCTGTTATTTATCCACCGCGCGTCATCCGGCGCACTATTAAAACTGCCTCCGCAAATTTCATTTAAACGCCAAGCTTCCCCTGTTTATGCATTAAACAGCAATGCGTTTGATGTGTTTGTATTGGTTAGTGGTGCATCTATTAATAATTTGCAGGAGTTAGGTGAGCGCTTAAAAAACGCATTCGCCAGTGACTTTGTATCTTGCAAGCAACTTAAAGGCGAGCGTATAAGCATTACTATTAAATGTCCAAATGTGTGCGATGAAAGCCGATTTAATACACTTTTTAGTGAAGTTATGGCGCAGTATAGCGACATTGCATTTGGTGCTTGTTTGTATCGCGAGCCGTGTCAGCAGTTGAATGTATATCAACTTGCAGAGCTTGCATTAGCTATTGCGAAAACAAAACAGCATGACCCTTGCCACACCCTAAAGCTAAATCAAACTAATCTTGTGCTATTACAATATTCGCTGCCAGATATGCTGAGTGACTTGTTAAATAAGCAGTTTTTACTGGTTTTTGAGCCGGTGTTTAGCGTGCATGGTGAGGCTTTGTTATTTCATCAAGTTGGTATCACGATTCGCCATCAAAAAATTGGATTGTGTGATGCCAAACAGTGTTTGTTGGGCTGTATTGAGCCAGATAAGTTAATTGCGCTCGATTCTCATTTAATGCGCCAGCTAATTAAAACACTTGCACAAGACCCAGGTAGCGAACCTGTCTCTTTGTGTTTGGATCTTTCTACTTGGCAAAGTGCTAATGCAATAAATGAGCTAGTGAAATTGGTAGACCAAGCGGGGCATACCCAAGTGATCCGTTTTTCATTGCCTGAAAGCGTATTCGTTAACGAATTTGATAAAATCTCAGCACAACTTAAATTTGTTAAAAAGCATAATATTGCTATTTTGCTCGAGCATTGTCATGGTGCATTATTAGCGGAGCAAAAAGGTGTGAATTATTTAACTGGGATAAGTTTAGACAGCGATTGCTTTCAGCTGCCTCATGAGCAACAAGAAAGCTTACTGACCGCCGTTGCTGATTTTGCCAATCAATACCAGTTGCAGTTATACGCAAATGGCGTAGCAAATAAATACCAACTTAACTTGCTTGCAGAACATCATTTTTCTGGTGCTAGTGGGCGCTACTTTCAGCAAGGCGAAAGCAATATTGCACTGGGCTTAAACTAA
- a CDS encoding 1-aminocyclopropane-1-carboxylate deaminase/D-cysteine desulfhydrase, whose translation MSIDFQLNVDQTPVQKIAHPMLAENNITLFVKRDDLTHPLISGNKWRKLKYNLHYAHKNKINNLLSFSGAFSNHLYALAGASRLFGFNTEVIVRGPELDANNPCLKFASACGVKLTPVNRITYRKRYEQDYLSELQTQRPHSLIIPEGGSNQLAMQGVIELAQSLPHTEQVWCAVGSGGTLAGLIEGLPNSTQIYGVAVLKQANYLNDEIQKLSLKAKQQNNWHLFTEYHYGGYGKFTDELWQFCQSMRAQLPLEPIYTGKLLFTIFSQIKQGIIKPNTRIMAIHTGGLQGLTGLKYRKLI comes from the coding sequence TTGAGCATTGATTTCCAACTAAATGTTGATCAAACACCGGTGCAAAAAATTGCGCACCCCATGTTAGCTGAAAATAACATCACCCTATTTGTAAAACGCGATGACCTGACGCATCCGTTAATAAGCGGTAATAAATGGCGCAAACTTAAATATAACCTGCACTATGCGCATAAAAACAAAATAAACAACTTGCTGAGTTTTTCAGGCGCTTTCTCAAATCATTTATATGCGTTAGCGGGCGCGTCGCGCTTATTTGGGTTTAACACAGAAGTAATTGTACGTGGGCCAGAACTTGATGCTAACAATCCCTGTTTAAAGTTCGCCAGCGCTTGCGGCGTAAAACTAACACCAGTTAATCGCATTACTTACCGAAAGCGTTACGAGCAAGATTATTTATCTGAATTACAAACACAACGTCCACACAGCCTAATCATTCCAGAAGGTGGTAGCAACCAACTCGCAATGCAAGGCGTTATAGAACTCGCACAAAGCTTGCCACACACAGAGCAAGTTTGGTGTGCTGTGGGTAGCGGCGGCACCTTAGCAGGGTTGATTGAAGGCCTGCCCAATAGCACTCAAATTTATGGTGTTGCGGTGTTAAAACAGGCAAATTATTTAAACGATGAAATCCAAAAGCTTAGCCTTAAAGCTAAACAACAAAATAATTGGCATTTATTCACCGAATATCACTATGGCGGCTACGGTAAATTTACCGATGAATTGTGGCAGTTTTGCCAAAGTATGCGCGCGCAGTTGCCACTTGAGCCCATTTACACCGGTAAATTACTATTCACAATTTTCAGCCAAATAAAGCAAGGGATTATAAAACCAAACACTCGCATTATGGCGATTCACACCGGCGGCCTACAAGGATTGACAGGATTGAAATACCGAAAGCTAATTTAA
- a CDS encoding PilN domain-containing protein: protein MKTRINLYLDELKPKREFFSLNNIVMCWGALIIVLVLVSVLFARFEHTSKQQLLSLQSKLDRTKAELTQVQRELERKQDKSPVLRRIDKKKHDMLEMQKLLQFMQAKSTQAEFDYAQVMVDLASNTHNEIWLKSFHFVGNDIQLVGEATHGSAIPEWLNGLKRSEYFEAKTFSLLEFDKQETGVEFQIATQYSGQGVQ from the coding sequence ATGAAGACTCGCATTAACTTATATTTAGATGAGCTAAAACCGAAGCGTGAATTTTTTTCGCTTAATAATATTGTGATGTGTTGGGGCGCTCTCATTATTGTGCTGGTGCTTGTTAGTGTATTATTTGCGCGTTTTGAACATACATCGAAACAACAGCTGTTATCGCTACAAAGCAAGTTAGACCGCACAAAAGCTGAGCTAACCCAAGTGCAACGAGAATTAGAACGAAAACAAGATAAATCGCCAGTATTGCGCCGTATTGATAAGAAAAAGCACGACATGCTTGAAATGCAAAAGTTATTACAATTTATGCAAGCGAAATCAACGCAAGCTGAATTTGACTATGCACAAGTGATGGTTGATTTAGCCAGTAATACGCACAACGAAATATGGCTTAAATCGTTCCATTTTGTTGGTAACGATATTCAATTAGTTGGCGAAGCGACGCATGGCTCGGCTATTCCTGAATGGCTAAATGGTCTGAAGCGGTCAGAATATTTTGAGGCAAAAACTTTCTCTTTGCTTGAATTTGATAAGCAGGAAACCGGTGTTGAGTTTCAAATTGCTACCCAATATAGCGGCCAAGGAGTGCAATAA
- a CDS encoding type II secretion system protein M has protein sequence MKDTWQQWSEKLSTLEQREKLLVFSVGLFLIGYLTIWFVISPLQTAYSNNQQRITNLTNQQQNSERQLVVLKDALSKSYVQELLQQEQSLESELQQINQQLADFSLTYISPEDMALVLQKILRKHKNIQLSRFKINPVEAIYVTSSTSATAQDPQGEEFLAPREVAFYQHTMLIELEGEYFALLSYLKQIKKIEEKLFIQEFDYQVDEYPTGKLTLTIATVSANDKFIAL, from the coding sequence ATGAAGGATACTTGGCAGCAGTGGTCAGAAAAACTCAGCACGCTAGAGCAACGTGAAAAGTTACTGGTATTTTCAGTTGGCTTGTTTTTGATTGGCTACTTAACCATTTGGTTTGTAATTTCGCCGCTGCAAACTGCATATTCAAACAATCAGCAGCGAATTACTAATTTAACTAATCAACAGCAAAACAGCGAGCGACAATTAGTGGTGCTGAAAGATGCGCTGAGCAAAAGTTATGTGCAAGAGTTATTGCAACAAGAGCAATCTCTTGAAAGTGAATTGCAGCAAATTAATCAGCAACTGGCTGATTTTAGCCTTACCTACATCTCGCCTGAAGATATGGCATTAGTATTGCAAAAAATTCTGCGTAAGCATAAAAATATTCAACTTTCGCGTTTTAAAATAAACCCAGTTGAAGCTATTTATGTCACTTCAAGCACTTCTGCTACGGCACAAGACCCTCAGGGGGAAGAATTTCTAGCGCCGAGGGAAGTCGCGTTTTATCAACACACTATGCTGATAGAGCTAGAGGGTGAATATTTCGCGCTATTAAGTTATTTAAAACAAATTAAGAAGATTGAAGAAAAGTTATTTATTCAAGAATTTGATTACCAAGTGGATGAGTATCCAACAGGTAAATTGACATTAACCATTGCTACTGTAAGTGCGAATGATAAATTTATTGCGTTATAA
- a CDS encoding MSHA biogenesis protein MshK, with translation MINLLRYNLILICMCCGFSLSAKSLQDPTRPKTLEASSVVANSTQADNALVLQSVFVKDSGNLAVIAGKMVRIGDQVQGHKVIRITPDSVTLEQGQTNKVLRLYQHEIKK, from the coding sequence ATGATAAATTTATTGCGTTATAACCTTATTTTAATCTGTATGTGTTGTGGCTTTTCGCTGTCGGCAAAAAGCCTGCAAGATCCAACACGACCAAAAACACTCGAAGCGAGCAGTGTGGTTGCTAACAGTACACAAGCAGATAACGCCCTGGTGCTGCAATCGGTGTTTGTAAAAGATTCAGGCAACCTTGCAGTTATTGCTGGGAAAATGGTAAGAATTGGCGACCAAGTTCAAGGACATAAAGTTATAAGAATAACGCCGGACTCGGTGACACTAGAGCAAGGTCAAACTAACAAGGTATTGAGACTTTATCAGCATGAAATTAAAAAATAA
- the mshL gene encoding pilus (MSHA type) biogenesis protein MshL — protein sequence MKLKNNILKSWLAVSALLVSGCELTSEPTLKPHIQQELNAKPQSIANEQSSTEQAPEGFEDELLASVGTSVSLPKEFEMTRFDVNANKVSINEFFAGLVADTPYSVALHPEVEGEISLTLKDVTMDEVTKIVSRLYGIDVFREGKVVQVLPAKMRTESIPVNYLMMKRSGLSTVSVVAGGVSQFDQGGSGGNGNSGNNNSSNNQNMGGNNTFGGGSNMQINGASIQTSSETDFWKDLKLAMESLIGKGSGRFIIVSPQASLVTVNALPSEIAALKEFLKASEDSLQRQVVLEAKIIEVTLNDEYQQGVNWTEVLGHIGSTDLTFSTTAAAQVGNTISSQLGGVTNLVFKNADFSGVINLLETQGDVQMLSNPRVTATNNQKAVIKVGEDEYFVTEVSSTTVTGNATTTSPEIELTPFFSGIALDVTPQIDEFGSVILHVHPSVTETEEQNKVVTLNDQDYVLPLAQSNIRESDTVIRAGSGEIVIIGGLMQTLTTDQESKTPVLGDMPILGNLFKSVRRVQNKKELVILIRPTVVMADTWQQQQQRSLKLLNSWYGK from the coding sequence ATGAAATTAAAAAATAACATTCTAAAAAGTTGGCTGGCAGTTTCAGCGTTATTGGTGTCTGGTTGTGAGCTTACGTCAGAGCCAACATTAAAGCCGCATATTCAACAAGAACTCAATGCGAAACCGCAAAGTATTGCAAATGAGCAAAGCTCGACCGAGCAAGCTCCAGAAGGTTTTGAAGATGAATTACTGGCCTCCGTAGGAACCAGCGTTTCATTACCGAAAGAGTTTGAAATGACACGTTTTGATGTAAATGCCAATAAAGTGTCTATTAATGAATTCTTCGCGGGATTGGTTGCTGATACGCCGTATAGTGTTGCTTTACACCCTGAGGTGGAAGGTGAAATTTCACTTACTTTAAAAGATGTCACTATGGATGAAGTGACAAAAATTGTATCGCGTTTATACGGCATTGATGTATTTCGCGAAGGCAAAGTAGTGCAAGTATTACCCGCGAAAATGCGTACCGAATCGATTCCAGTAAACTATTTAATGATGAAGCGCAGTGGTTTATCTACGGTAAGCGTTGTTGCTGGTGGCGTGAGCCAGTTTGATCAAGGCGGCTCGGGCGGTAATGGTAATTCAGGCAACAATAATTCGAGCAATAACCAAAATATGGGTGGCAATAACACCTTTGGTGGCGGCTCTAATATGCAAATTAATGGTGCTAGCATTCAAACCAGCAGTGAAACTGATTTTTGGAAAGATTTGAAGTTGGCGATGGAGTCCTTAATCGGTAAAGGAAGTGGCCGTTTTATTATTGTTAGCCCACAAGCAAGCTTAGTGACTGTTAACGCGTTACCAAGTGAAATTGCAGCGCTAAAAGAATTTTTAAAAGCCAGTGAAGACAGCTTACAGCGCCAAGTTGTGCTTGAAGCTAAAATTATTGAAGTAACCTTAAACGATGAATATCAGCAAGGGGTTAATTGGACCGAAGTGTTAGGCCATATTGGCTCAACTGATTTAACTTTCTCGACCACTGCCGCGGCGCAAGTTGGCAATACTATTTCATCTCAATTAGGTGGTGTGACTAACTTAGTATTTAAAAATGCTGATTTCAGCGGTGTGATTAACTTGCTTGAGACGCAGGGCGACGTGCAAATGCTTTCTAACCCACGTGTAACTGCAACAAATAATCAAAAAGCAGTGATTAAAGTGGGTGAAGATGAGTATTTTGTTACAGAAGTGTCGAGCACTACGGTAACGGGCAATGCGACAACCACGTCACCAGAAATTGAACTAACGCCGTTTTTCTCCGGTATCGCGCTTGATGTTACACCGCAAATAGATGAGTTTGGCTCGGTTATTTTACATGTTCACCCGTCGGTGACCGAAACTGAAGAGCAAAACAAAGTCGTGACACTAAACGACCAAGACTATGTTTTACCGCTTGCGCAAAGTAACATTCGTGAATCCGATACCGTGATCCGCGCAGGCAGTGGCGAAATTGTGATTATTGGTGGTTTAATGCAAACTTTAACTACAGATCAAGAATCGAAAACGCCAGTTTTAGGTGATATGCCTATTTTAGGAAACCTATTTAAAAGCGTGCGTCGTGTGCAAAACAAAAAAGAGCTTGTCATTCTTATTCGCCCAACGGTGGTGATGGCAGACACTTGGCAACAACAGCAACAGCGCAGCCTTAAATTGTTGAATTCTTGGTACGGTAAGTAA
- a CDS encoding ExeA family protein, producing the protein MYLSHFGLTELPFSLTPNTQFYCALAPHNEAMDVLITALNMGEGFIKVTGEVGTGKTLLCRKLLNSFDDSTIVAYIANSYLSPDELCYAIANELQIDISSDLDQQSLSQKIQDQLLALNHQGKRVVLIIDEAQCLSWDSLEAVRLFTNLETETRKLIQVVLFGQPELDSRLANQKVRQLRQRISFSYTLRPMTNAEVAYYIRHRLEVAGVEQPKELFSNKVCLLIAKASRGIPRLVNLLSHKVLIQGYGEGIQKAKVAYVYSAAQDTEDCRLSRSRIWPMYLALLLVIGTATWLIVKEQL; encoded by the coding sequence ATGTATCTATCGCACTTCGGTTTGACCGAGTTACCGTTTTCGCTAACGCCAAATACGCAGTTTTATTGCGCGTTAGCACCCCATAATGAAGCCATGGATGTATTGATTACCGCACTCAATATGGGTGAAGGCTTTATTAAAGTTACGGGTGAAGTCGGTACCGGAAAAACATTGTTATGTCGAAAGTTACTCAACAGCTTTGATGATTCAACCATAGTCGCGTATATCGCTAATTCGTATTTAAGTCCTGATGAGTTGTGTTATGCAATTGCCAACGAATTACAAATTGATATTAGTAGCGATTTAGATCAGCAATCACTTAGCCAAAAAATCCAAGACCAGCTACTAGCATTAAATCATCAAGGCAAACGCGTTGTTTTAATTATTGATGAAGCTCAGTGTTTAAGTTGGGATTCGTTGGAAGCAGTGCGCTTATTTACTAATTTAGAAACCGAAACACGTAAGTTAATTCAGGTTGTGTTATTTGGCCAGCCAGAGCTCGATAGCCGCTTAGCGAATCAAAAAGTGCGTCAGTTAAGGCAGCGAATTAGTTTTTCATACACTTTACGCCCTATGACTAATGCTGAAGTGGCTTATTACATTCGTCATCGCTTAGAAGTTGCTGGAGTTGAGCAGCCCAAAGAGCTTTTTTCCAATAAGGTGTGTTTGCTTATTGCAAAAGCGAGTCGTGGTATTCCGCGTTTAGTTAATTTGTTAAGTCATAAAGTGCTTATTCAAGGCTATGGTGAAGGTATTCAAAAAGCCAAAGTTGCTTATGTGTATAGCGCCGCGCAAGATACAGAAGATTGCCGCTTAAGTCGCTCACGTATTTGGCCAATGTACTTAGCTTTGTTGTTAGTAATCGGTACGGCGACATGGTTAATAGTTAAGGAACAACTATGA
- a CDS encoding tetratricopeptide repeat protein — MSVLNKTLKGLEQRQTEAAPSAEREQTVNVTPISDIGEKLHKLAIPVLAVMALSLVAYVVYKKDLVQHFFVKSPNAAENVPVATANNDKPAVSEPTSETPNRMLEQENEQANQQRNEQVAEQSKSLTAQSLPQAEQVTQTIEMDNDTTATQAPRVASQKVVPSEEETPLVQLVEREKARPTERQATMKQVTKITATQQANEHFQAGKKAFTFGLVGEAIAALEQCIAVLNEHIECRSLLAAAFYGRQETVKASNVLEQGLSLKPDSMEWRTLLARIYADNKQYNEVLSVLPQRYESQGDKDFWILKGLAAQQLKQHEVALRSFKKLTLSQPEQGKWWLAMARSAEFLQQWQNAMQYYTTATQIGNLSPASQRYAVERLQFIRGRLDAS, encoded by the coding sequence ATGAGTGTACTGAATAAAACGCTCAAGGGGTTAGAGCAAAGGCAAACGGAAGCTGCACCGAGCGCAGAGCGAGAACAAACAGTAAACGTAACGCCAATTTCAGATATTGGAGAAAAACTGCATAAGTTAGCAATTCCAGTATTAGCTGTGATGGCATTATCGCTCGTTGCTTATGTAGTTTATAAAAAAGATCTGGTTCAGCATTTTTTTGTAAAATCGCCAAACGCTGCTGAAAATGTTCCTGTGGCTACTGCTAATAACGACAAACCAGCTGTAAGTGAGCCAACAAGCGAAACGCCAAATCGCATGCTTGAACAGGAAAATGAACAAGCAAATCAACAAAGAAATGAGCAAGTAGCTGAGCAATCTAAATCGCTAACAGCTCAATCATTACCGCAAGCAGAGCAAGTAACGCAAACTATCGAGATGGATAATGATACAACTGCCACACAAGCTCCCCGCGTAGCGTCACAAAAAGTGGTGCCTTCTGAAGAGGAAACGCCACTCGTTCAGCTTGTAGAACGCGAAAAAGCGCGACCAACTGAACGTCAGGCGACGATGAAGCAAGTTACTAAGATAACAGCAACGCAACAGGCAAATGAGCATTTTCAAGCCGGAAAAAAAGCCTTCACGTTTGGTTTGGTAGGTGAGGCAATTGCTGCGTTAGAGCAATGTATTGCGGTGCTAAATGAACATATTGAGTGTCGTAGCTTATTGGCCGCAGCGTTTTATGGCCGCCAAGAAACCGTGAAAGCCAGTAATGTACTTGAGCAAGGTTTAAGTTTAAAACCCGACAGTATGGAGTGGCGAACTCTGCTGGCGCGCATTTACGCGGATAACAAACAATATAACGAAGTACTGAGTGTATTGCCGCAGCGCTATGAAAGCCAAGGTGATAAAGATTTTTGGATATTAAAAGGCTTAGCTGCACAGCAATTAAAGCAACACGAAGTGGCTTTACGCAGTTTTAAAAAATTAACACTATCACAGCCTGAGCAAGGTAAGTGGTGGTTAGCAATGGCGCGCTCTGCTGAATTTCTACAACAGTGGCAAAATGCGATGCAATATTACACAACAGCGACGCAAATTGGCAATTTGTCGCCTGCATCACAGCGTTATGCCGTTGAGCGTTTACAGTTTATAAGAGGTCGACTCGATGCGTCCTAG